One Salvia splendens isolate huo1 chromosome 1, SspV2, whole genome shotgun sequence genomic window, TCTGCACAGGTACCATTTACTGAGTTTGTGACTACTTGTAGTGTTTAATTCTTCTTCACTTTAAGGCTGTTGTTCTTGTGCATTTTGATTGTATGCCTACATGTGTGAGTGTGATAGAAGCTTGTCCTTTATAGCATCTGCAAATAGATAATCTCAATTTCACTTTGCTAGTTATCTCGGAGGACATGGTTAAAGATGGGTTTGAGGATATAATGAACATCGACATATCTTCAGTGGCTATTGAGATGATGAAAAAGAAGTATGAGAGTGTACCTCAACTTAAGTGTATCCTTACAAATTGTTATTATTTCTAAACCACGCGATGGTTGATAGGTCCTTTCAACATTATCGGTTGCTTAGGGTTTAACTTTCCCCTTTTTTCGGTTTGTACACATTTTTCCCTTGATGTCCTTAACGAGTTCTCCAGACATGCAAATGGATGTTAGGGACATGAGTTTATTTCCCGATGATATGTTTGAGAGTGTCATCGATAAAGGTAAGTGGATGTCATCTTCTGATATGCGTTCCAGGGTTTGTAGTTTTGTTCATGTGCTGTAAATTAATCGAATATTTCGCCTGATATCTTTACTGACCTGCTGACCTGCATAATAGGGACTCTTGATTCATTGATGGTGAGTTAGATATACgcctttctttcttttcatcGTCTGTTTACTTAAGCAGCTGACAACTTTTTTTGTCGGTTTTTTTTCTTTAGTGTGGCACTGAAGCTCCACTAAGTGCTTCTCAAATGTTGGGTGAAGTTAGCAGGTTCTAGGACTTTATGTTTTTGTGCTGCTCATTTAAATTTTAGCTTTTTTCAATTTTCGGTCAGTTTAGGTTTACATTGCCTTGCACGATTTTCTGCTGTATGACGAGTTTCAAATATCACCTTGCAGGCTTCTTAAACCTGGAGGAGTTTATATGTTGGTAATTATGGCTAAATATGATATATCTTGTCATACCTTATTATGAAGTTACCGCTCAATATAGATTTTCCTACTCTGGCTATTTTCAGATAACATATGGTGATCCTAATGTGCGGATGCCGCATATAAACCGACCAGTTTACAATTGGAAAATCGAATTGTATATCATACGTAAGTATACTCTTCCTACTGCATACAAATTCTTTACCATTAAGTGTCACAACTTGGATTTGGTGAATCATCAATGCGTACTTTTTTCTAACGTCCACTTGTTGTTTCCTTAATACTATTccgtaagagcatctccaaggggagaggtaaaTGGAGAAGTAAAGtcatataactaccatatttaccttttataaaaaaaaaatcattctccaaggggagagataattaagaaggtattatacatttttccattttgaagatgtatctttacctctccatcaatggagaggtaaaatcttataaccaccatatttgccttcttttcatgaaaaatcattctccaaggggaaggtatttgagaagatattacactttatgttttttaatgcactttgtactattattatttttttaaaatgatataCCTTTCTATATACATTTTTCCTTTGGAATGTATTACTTTTTGGAATAGCATATTAcactttttgagaaggtaaatagatgatatacctctttcatttacctttccttgttggagatgctctaagtgttTTCTTACACCACACTTGGTTACCTGAAATACAGTGCTCGTAAGTGTAGGAAAATACTTATATAAACCTTTGGAGTTCCTTAATTATTATAGTGACCGTCCTCTCTAGACCCTTAATCGCATAAACATGCACTGAATTACTTATTACATGGGTAGCTAGTGTATGGGCATTTATGAATGATTACATAGTTGGATAaaacgtactccctccgtctgtgtagtggaatgtaggtcccacattaatatactccctctgttctaaaaaaatatgtattttgggttcgatacgagttttaatgcaaaattggtaaagtaagagagaggtagagagaaaaagtaagtaaagtattgggagtggagaatgagtctcattagagagaaaagagtttctaaaattagaaagtgtaatagaatgtgagtagaAAGAGATATTGGAAAGTTGGGTCCATTtatcaaaaatggaaaaaaaaagtaaagtggacaatatttcgcggacggactaaaacggcaaaagtggacaacatttcacggacggatggagtagtattgAGTATTTGAAGAATAAGTTGGTcaaccaaattcaaaattaatgaacCCATTAAAGTAAATGGCAGGTTTGCCTATATAATTTTTATCCATCTATCCAATAACTCAAAGTGAACACCTCATGGAGAAAAACGTTCATATTGATTGTGATGGCATGTCTCTTTGCAGAATTAGTTAATGTTCATGGAATCAAAACCCAACCTAAAGTTGATTGATCTCCATGGATTTGTATactgatttttctttcattttcaaaGATCTTACTAATAAGATGAAGCTCACTCAAGCTTTCGAGAAttctgaaaaaaaagaaaggaacaCAATTAGAAATCGCAGAACACTAACtactatactccctccgtcccaccgtAAGTGAggcatattcctttttgggtcgTCCCACTATAAATGaggcatttccatttatggcaaaaaaatactctatctctatcttactttatcatctttcctacttttttctcactactactcccttcgtcccactttaggagtcccggtttaccatttttggatgtcccggttggaatattccataaatggtattaggccccacattccactaacatttttccactcacattttattataaaactaatataaaaaagtaggacccacattccaatatcttttttcaccaacattcctttacatttcttaaaacccgtgccgaactcaaccgggactcctaaagtgggacggagggagtactatattctCTCTCCATTGAAACACTAAACACGACTACCTAAAAAcctgtgcccaaaagaaatgtgtcacatatggtgggacggaaggagtactaagTTTATACAACCTCATTAATACCTACACGGAAACCCTAATTCCTCTCTGTGGTTTTTTCCCTCTTGACTTCTTTAGCCTTTCCCCCCTTGTTCCTTTTACCTATCATGCCACCACCAATGTGACTATTCCCACATACTAATGCAAACTCCTCTTCTACAAACTGATTTTACTGAATTAAGAGTTTCTACTGCAAATACAAGCATGTATGTGAAATTAATCTCAGAATTGTTAAACTGGAAAGGACAGAAAACAACATATTCCATCTATGTATTTTTTTACCTGTGACTTGAGCcttatttttgttgttattgaatttttcttttattttagtgaCACGATTCAACTTCTCACTAAGTTGTTTCACTAAGAATAGTTTCAGGACCTTCTAGTTCGAATGCAGAGAATCTTCTTACTGTTGTCATTATTAGCAAAGAGATTGAAAACTATAAACTGATCAAGATTAATATTTCAGTGAATTTGGTTGATATCATTACTCATTTAGCCTTGATGGTTTAGTTAAATCACACCGAACGACATGTATGTTAACTCTATGATATTCTTTTTGATGAATTACTTGAAACCGAGATGTTGTGGATCTTGTGGTATGGTAATGTTGACATACCTGTCGAATGTTGCAGCTAGACCTGGATTTCAGAAGCCTGGTGGAGCCCCTCCTTTGAGGTCACACCTCGACCCCATTCCTCTCACAGAGAAAGGCCTACTTCCTGCAGATTATGTGAtggaagatccagaatcacatttcatttatGTGTGTAAAAAGCTAGCTGTACCAACTGATCTCCCCAGCAAATCTGCTGATTCCTTGGCTAATGATGCTATGCGAAGATAATACACAGAGCCTGATTTGAAGGTTTGTTCCTTTTGTTAGTAATATAGCTACATCCCTTTCTTCCAATTCTGGTTTGGTACATGTATTAAAATTTTGCCTCCAAATATACAAACATAACTTTTCACACAATTGTCGATTTCGACAAATTAATGTCATCATGGCTAGTTGAAGTGACAAATTGATGACATCGTGACTAGCTGAAGTGGCATGTACATCCACTCATAAGCCATATAGGCAGATTAGACATCCACCTCAATATTATTTTGGAGGCAATTAGCTACCAGGTGAAAAATCACAACTGTAAGTTCATGTATTTTAGAGGCAGAATTTTAGTTCATGCGCATAACCAGAATTTGATTAAAGTTCGTGGATATATGTGCAACTACCCCTATTTAGAATCTACTcactctgtcccattaaaaatgaaaggttttcctttttgggtcgtcccattaaaaatgaaatgtttcctaaaatggaaacaacatcatctctactttttcttatttttctctcacttcattaactcacaaaactcacaaaacaatccaacataaaatctcgtgccgaaaagtaaatgtttcatatttaatggacggatgaagtattttgTTAAGATGTGACCTATGTAGAAGCATTTATGGCAGTTAGCTCCTGATAATCAAGCTAGGCGTTAGAGGGATAGAGAGGAAGAGGCTTGTCCACACTCTGAACAACGGATAAGTGGTTGCTGGTCGGAAAGTTAAAATCTAGATTACGCTAGCCATGTTTGTGTTTGATTCCCAACTTACTCAATGAATAGGTTGAATTATACTCCATATCACTAATGCATGCCTCCTTGGAAAACAAATCTGGTGGGTTCTTCTGTTTATGTTTAAAAAGATACTAAAATAAGATTGAGATTGGTCCAATCTGGTGTAGTCGTAGCCTTCTCTCACATGTCACACGCGCACGGATATCATCTTGCTAGAGCATCTGCTGCTTGGAAATGCATGTGTTACTCTGCAGTTAGGGTATAGAATGTAAACTTTGTGTCCTTTACAGTTTGCAAGTTATATATGACTTCAATATTCCCATACCTTGCTAATTGAGAATGGAAAGGGAGCTGGGGATGAAAGAAAAGATAAATGTGATCCTCCAATAACTATCTCTAATCCTTCGTTTTATTCGCTGCAAATTTTAAGAATATCTTCTTGGCTTCTAAGATTTCATGGATATCATCAAGAAAAGGTGTTTATATGCAGACAAATGGATACCTATATATGGGATACCTATGCCCCACGCGCACACACAAAAATCAATTTTCTATTGTGTTTCTCTTCAACTGTAAGTGTGTTTTCTTTTGTAGTAGTGGAATTAATTATATCATTGTGATGTTGTAATTAGCGAGAAATTtcagaatatgagtctcatatTGCTGACCTTTCGAAATTTAGCATTAAATTCGCCAACTTTTCAAAATATGGGATTGAGgcgtgtgatttttttagaataagggtttattggaattttcttttcttttccttattttttatCTCACAAAATATATGAATGGGCAATCCTCTCCTTCTCCCGTTCTCTTTCCCTTTTCTTCATCTCCTCCCATTTCCATAACCGTTTCTCTTCAATGTTTTTTTTGCATAATAGAGTGACTCCACATTTGTCATTCCACACCTGGCGTTTTCTATGCATATTCTCTTTCTCATGGATGCTTCCACAGCCTAGATGCTAGGTTCCTCACTTTTTACTCTTCATGCTTATAAATAATTTggtttcacttttgttttttttactctTCGTGCTTATAAATAATTTggtttcacttttatttttttgttgattccCTCGTGTGTTTGCCATGGTGggtttttcttatttttggtcattattttttttttcaaaatctccATCTTTTTTATGGTAATTATCTGTTTTTATATAAAACAATGTTGTTAGTAAGTTGTCTAAGTGGGACAATTAGTATGGTTAGATCTACTTATTAAGGTTGTTTATAACAAATATTTAAGATGATGGAGATTTATGAACTATTTGTGACATTGGGTAGTTTACGTAATAATGAGAATTGAGTTAACGGGGAGGAGATGAAGTTGACACGATAGAAATGAAGAAAGGGAAAAAGAGAGAGGGGGGAGGGAGAGACGGAGAGGATGGTCCatttatatatagaaataataataaaaagaagagaaagacagAAATTCAAAAATTCTTATTCTGAAAAATTCGCACACCACGATCCCATATTCtaaaaggtcagcgaatttaatttcaaattttgaaaggtCAGCGAAGTCTCAATTCTGAAATTTTCTGTAATTAATTGGATTATAGAAATAAATTGTCAGGTGTAATATAACtctgttagtatgccttgaatctgtatagGATTAtatttcctaattgggataggattatgtttcctaGGCCCAGTCTGTCTCATGTGTATCTATTTATATGGAagtagagcacataattctgAAATCTGTACCCATGTAATCTGAAATCTGTAGCCACAATCTGAAAACACTCTGAATAAAATATGTTCTCCGTTTCCTGTCCGTAGACGTAGCGAACAAtgttggtgaaccacgtaaatatGTGTCCTCTTTACGTTTCTGTTTACCTCGATTGCATAATTgctctattctgtcacaacaaaCTGGTATCTAGAGCCTGGTTTTCgaactagggttttgaattCCGCATTTGTTAGGGTTTCTGTGTTAATCGATCAAGTTGTCATCTCTGAACGTGAAGGTCGACAAATTTACTAGGCGAAATAGTTTCGGTCTATGGCAGATCAAGACGCGATCTTTGCTGAATCAACAAGGGTGTTGGGCGCCGCTAACTGCAAAAGGAAAGGCGAAAAAAGGCAGGCGAGAAGGATGACTAGTGGAAAAGGGATTCACAGGCTGTGTAGCTGGCTGCTCTCTCTGCAGCTCTGCAGAGCATGTACTCTGAGTCCCTGATTCCTCTCTAACCGTTCTTGAGGCTTATGGGGTGTACTCGTGGTTTTATTAGTGTTGTTGAGTCTTTGCTATGCTCTGCAACCCTTTAACTGTTTTTGGCTTCATGTGCGGTCCAGTACTTGACTCATTTATGACTTTTTGTCCCCTATTGCAGGTACACCAGGGCGACTGGAGTTTGTCACCGAACGTACCGCCTCAGCCTCTTAAAGGAGCTGTACAGCTGCTTTGCTGCAGCCTTTATTCAGTTTGTTGGGCGTTGCAGGCACGGCCCCTCACACTTGTTCGGTTTCAATTGATCTTGCTTGGTGTGGGCAGACGAAGCGTCTGAGGCTAGCTGTCGAGGCTGTTTCCTCGATGTCTCGCCGGCTTTCTGGAATCTGGGCCGAGACGGCCTAGTGATGAAGACCGACATAGTTGCTAGGGGTCTCGAGTTGTATTAGCGTAGTTCGACTTAAATTTTCTTCTTAGATATGTATTCCTCTCAAGCATTTGGAATTTTAGTAGCTTGAAATTCTATGTATTGTATTTCTTTTGCTCAAGAAATAAACAAGtactctttctttctttttatttaaaattctagtatttatttcataattctcgagaatctaggtctcggctattacatttatgaatttaattatataatttttaatttttaggagtttaattatgtaatttttaatttttaatttttaggattttaattatgtaatttttattttttaagattttaatttttaatttttaatgtattttgtaatattattctgagtatttttaatgcattttagttttgtggaaatgtttttatttaaattgaataatagaatggtgggacccttgtgctcgtccttgcggaagagcacgaatgtgggtgttgtgctcttgcctaagagcaggcagaaaaagtggggtcgggcccacatccgtgctcgttggcaagagcacggatgtggatgctcttaataatatcaacacaatgaccTTAGTATTTCAACACAAATTATATAGATATtgtacatgtattatattggtATATTATGAtagttgtaaataagttgattaactaaatatatgataattcaaataaaaagtctcaaatttcatcatctgaATGTCTTCTAAACATATTCAATTAAAATCTAGTtcgaatccttataaaattaccttttaATTGATATATTTGGAATGAAGCTCAAAATTcttggaaaatttatcataAACTTTCAATATCATTTCTTTTGTATTGCTATAGAACAATAtaactaataataaaaataatttataatttaattaaattaaaattcaaaaacatTATATGCATAGGGGAGCATTAAGGTGACACCATGTTTAGAGTGACACCATAACACTAATCCTAGCCCTTAGATCTATAAGATGGACGCCTAGGATTGAATTGATGAAATAGAGTTCGGATTGTAGTCTTATGTATAAGATATTGAAAGAGCGAGTATTTTAGTcaattcaaaaaatttaaatcaagTACAATAAAGTAATATGTAAACTGCAAATACTACTTGGTAACACTGCAATATTTATAGAGTAACACTGCAATCTGATAAGGTAAAAAACTATTAGGAATGTTGCAGGCGCGTAACACTGCAATATTCACAGGGTAACACTGTAATCTGGTAACAGACTAAAAATAGAGAACGCCGATTCTTCAGACAATCTTCATATCTAACTGCATAAAATGATGGTATGATGTTACAATAAAATGGATTGTCATATTAATACATCCCTAATAGAGAATGCCGATTTTTCTTCAGACGATCTTCAGATCTAACGACCTAAAATGGTGATATGATATTACAATAAAATGGATTGTCATATTAATACATTCTTATATGCATAAActataatttttgtttatttatctttattattactattaatttaacCGTAATCTTCTTATTTGGCCCACATACATGCAATATAATGATAAAATAAGTTGACTTCCTATCTACAGCAGGCAGATTCTTATCCCATCCCTTTCCTCTTTTGTCCCTTTCCCCTTTGTCTTTATTTATACTTTTTCACATCATGCAGGGCAAAGTGGAATGGTCACCAAGAAAATTCTTGATTCACAATCACTTTTCTGATAAATATCTTTAAttgctttttttctcttttgaaATAACAATATAAAGTAAAAGGTAAAAGAAGAAAAGCAAATAATGTAACAACCCAATTATGAACAAAGACCTGTTAGTGATCATCTATTTCCAATTTTTTATTCTGTAATTGGAATCTTATCAATTTTGGTAGTGAATGCAATTGAAGTCATCACTCCTTAGTCCTTACTAACATTTCTTGGAATGAAGAATATCTGTTATAATCACTAAGCTTCTGGATGAGAGAATCAACGAGGGAGAATGTGAACGAACCCTCAACATATACTCTCTCCATTCCATAACAGTggagatatttttttttaatacgaagattaaaaaaatatgtgtaatgtattaaataaaaacgtactccctccgtcccaagaaaaGCGAGTCATATTCCTCTTTAGGATGTTCCACTACAAGTGAGCCATTTCCCTTTTTTGCAAAAAatcatatctcttactttattctctacctattttattctttttttacttctctacttttctctctcttatactttactatctctattttaactttttaaatatcaattgcttaaatcccgtgcccaaaagaagtgattcgcttatcttgggacggattgagtaataatatactccctccgtcccacgttacttgaggctttcttttcggcacgagatttaaggaagttgtgtttagtgagttaaataaagcacaagagagaataaagtaagaaataagagagagggtaaagtaaaagaaagaacaaAGTAAGTGTAattagatattttgtttttagccaaaaagagaaatgactcaagtaatgTAGGATAACctaaaatggaatacgactcaagtaacttgggacgtagggagtataagagaggaaaaagtagcgataataaagtaagaggggaGAAAAATAAGAGTggaaaaatatgttattttttacTAAGAAGGAAAATTACTCTACTACTTTGTAacacctaaaatgaaaaaatggctcttttttattgttaaatgaacataaatttaaaggtcgCACCACGGAGAACTCGAACCCAAGACCTTTGAGCTCATTCTCTACCACTTGTCCATCTTACACACACAAAAATAATCAAATGGACCCCACTCTTGTGAagaaaaatgggaaaatgagttagttgaaAGTGGACCCCACCCTTgcatattggttttataatagaatgtaaaTGTAACAAGTTCGGTGAATGGTGGATCCCCTTAGACatcctaaaataataaaatgagacatTATTTCACAGACAGAGTATTTAATCAtgataatattttgaataagtaATATAGATGCATGGACAtaacaataattaaagtaagaaaatataattcactACCTTTCCAAGACCAGATCCAAATATAATTTAGTAATCTCCAATTCTTAATTTGAAGCCTCATTGTCCAAATTTTACATATTGTTAAGTAATTTGAAGTCTCATAATCTAAATTGGACAtactataatactccctccgtccgccattggagTCCCGGTTGACCATTTTAgaccgtccgccattaggactcccggttcacttttactataaatggtaggtacacctcactttccactaactcattccactcacattatattataaaactaatatataaaaatgagctccacattccactattttttctcacccactttcttttatatttcttaaaacccgtgtcgaactcaaattggactcctaatggcggacggatggagtacttctTTAAAATGTGAGGTATATTGCTAATTTTATTTAGGATGTGTGGAAAATTATTCAAATCTTCAAAATTATGTCTCAGATGGAGGTAcacctcactttccactaactcattcaattcacattatattataaaactaatatataaaaatgggctccacattccactattttttctcacccactttcttttatatatcttaAAACCCGTACCGAACTTAAAttggactcctaatggcggacggatggagtacttctTAAAAATGTGAGGTATATTGCTAATTTTATTTAGGATGTGTGGAAAATTATTCTAATCTTCAAAATTATGTCTCAGATGGACTCTAAATAGCACAAATCTCAAGCATTACTTCAATTTCAATAGGAATATTCTCCCTTCGTCAATGAAAGTTGTCATATATTTCCatttccatccgtcccataaaatttgttacatttcattttttactattttttataatagacttcacattccactgactcattttcactctcattttattactataaaactaatatttaaaagTGATACCCACatcccactaactttttaacCCACTTTCCatcaaatttcttaaaaccagtGTCCGgtcaaaatgtgacaaaatttaagggaagTGGGGAGTAGTCAACAACTCTAATCCAAGAAATAACAATAAACTCAAAATACATGtaaatttttagaaataaaacaatatgataaaaatgatttaCCTTTAGAATATAATAACAAGCATtgctcttactttatcaatattaaaaatttcaCCTAAGAGcaccaataataaaaaaaataaaaaccttcCCAGGTCCATTATATAATGCTAGAAAACTGTAACAAGCAAGTCTAAATGGCGTACAAAAAACTTGTATTCTTTGTATACCTATCATTTCTGATATCCCATATAAATGGGAAGACTCAAACTCAACGTCTTTCCTCTATTTACAAATATGGAAAGATGAAAAACAGAATTGGCAGAAGCCATTACAACAATTTTGAAGAAGCTCAAGTTTATTCACAGGAAGGGCTAAAAGAGAATGATCTAATAAAGGGATTGCCTGGCCAGCCACCGGTCCGGTTCAAGCAGTACGGTGGATACGTGACCGTGAACCAGACCGCCGGCCGAGCTTTCTATTACTACTTGGCTGAGGCTCAAATCTCTGCGAATTCATCGCCTCTCCTTCTCTGGCTCAATGGAGGTGCTTCTTGTCTACTAATAATAAACTTTTtcttattataataatttatagGCTAATTTCATtttgtagtagtattaattttgactaactatttgaaaattatttaatcatagcatattactccctccatcctactTAAGATGACATAATTTCCCTTTTAATTTGTCTCAACTAAGGTgacatatttccatttttggtaactttctctctccaattaatacaccaactacttttttctctttccaatCAAATATTCAACTATCTTTCTCGTTCCATTTAATAATTTTACACACTCTTTCTTTCTCCAATTAATCACATTAACCAACAattcctaaaatctcatgccgactaagaaatgtgtcatcttagccgggacgggaGAGTAGtaaaatttatactccctccatccagcCACAAAAATAGTACCATTTGTGGACGTCAcgtgttttaatgagaaattggtaaagtaagatagacaTGGAAAAAAGTGGAGGAGAAGGggaaaggagaaaaaatgggtaaagtatgagagagaactTTATATATTGCATCAAAAGTTATGAACTTTCAAAATAGTGGGTTTTCGcgtgaactttaaatgttgcatgaaaaatcatgaactttaccgGACTGTGTAAATTTCTCATTTGAACAGAGTCGATAGATTTCCGACACAAACTTATCCTACGTGGCGAGCAGGAGGCGTGACTTGGTAAAACTCCACTAATTCTGATTATTTCTCTTCTATCTTTGTAATCACTGACACTGGACTTATCACAAACATAAAAGTACCACAAATAAAAAGATACAAATCGAATTCCACAAATTGAATTCAGCATATAAATCGACATAAACATGGAAATCGAATCCATCATAAAAATAGCATTAATTCTACAATTCGAATTGAACCCTAAATTTGTCATTTTCCAAGTCACTCCACCGGCGCGCTACATGTGATAAGTTAGTGTCGGAAATCTgtcgggtcgggtcggatgGAAAATTTACATTGTCCGgtaaaattcatacttttcatgcaacatttaaagttcacgggTAAAACCAAACTATTTTGAAAGTTCATGACAATTCGCCctttttagaaatgagactaaaTTTTATGAACatcccaaaatggtaaaat contains:
- the LOC121745976 gene encoding EEF1A lysine methyltransferase 4-like; its protein translation is MFRDVSACSTYNYADALYWDARYIQEVEFGSFDWYQRYSALRPFIRKYIHPNSRVLMIGCGNAVISEDMVKDGFEDIMNIDISSVAIEMMKKKYESVPQLKYMQMDVRDMSLFPDDMFESVIDKGTLDSLMCGTEAPLSASQMLGEVSRLLKPGGVYMLITYGDPNVRMPHINRPVYNWKIELYIIPRPGFQKPGGAPPLRSHLDPIPLTEKGLLPADYVMEDPESHFIYVCKKLAVPTDLPSKSADSLANDAMRR